TCCTCTTCTTCGCCGTCCTGTTCGCCGTGCTGGGCGGCATGCACTACTACCTGTGGGCGCGGCTGGTGCGCGACACGGGCCTGCCCGGCCGCCGCGCGTTGCTCGTCGTCTTCGCGCTCGCGGCGGTGGCGGTGCCGCTCGGCATGGCGCTGGCGCGGCGCCTCTCGTTCCGGGCCACCCGCGGCAGCCTGACGGTGCTCTTCACCTGGCTGGGCGCCGCCTTCCTGCTCTTCGTCGCGCTCGTCGCCACCGATCTCGCGCGGCTCCTCTGGTCGGGGCTGCGCGGCCTGGCGGCGGCGTCCGGGCCGGAGCTCGCGCCGACCGACCCGGGCCGGCGCCTCTTCGTGGCGCGCACGCTCGCCGGCGGCGCGGTGCTGGCCGCCGGGGCCGCTGCGGCGGGCGCGGTGCGGAGCGCCACCGGCGAGCCGCGCGTGGTCGAGCTGGCGGTGCCGCTCGAGCGGCTGCCGCGGGCGCTCTCCGGCTTCACGCTGGCCCAGATCTCCGACCTCCACGTCGGCCCCACCATCCGCGAGAAGCACGTGAAGCGGGTGGTGGACATGACGAACGCGCTCCGCCCGGACGCGGTGGTCATCACCGGCGACCTCGTCGACGGGAGCGTGGCCGAGCTGCGCGCCGCGACCGAGCACCTGGCGCGCCTCCGCGCCCGGCACGGCGTCTACTTCGTCACCGGCAACCACGAGTACTACTCCGGCGCGCGCGCCTGGCTGGCCGAGCTCCGCCGCTACGGCGTCACGCCGCTCGAGAACGCCCGCCTCACGCTGGGGGATCGCGGCCCGGGCGGCGCCTCGTTCGACCTCGCCGGCGTGAACGACTGGAGCGCCGCGCCCGGTTACGACGGCCGCTGGCCGGCGCTGGAGCAGGCGCTCGAGGATCGCGACCCGGAGCGCGCCCTGGTGCTGCTCGCCCACCAGCCGCGCGGGGTGGCCGAGGCGGCCGCGGCCGGGGTGGGCCTGCAGCTCTCCGGCCACACCCACGGCGGGCAGCTCTTCCCCTGGAACCTGGTGGTGGCGGCCGTCTACCCCTTCTACAAGGGGCTCTACCGGCTCGAGCGCGACGGCAAGGCCACCCAGATCTACGTCTCCTGCGGCACCGGCTACTGGGGCCCGCCCATGCGGCTCGGCGCGCCGGCCGAGGTGACGAAGCTCGTCCTCACCACCTGACGTCCGCAGCGGTGCGCCGGCGGAGGACGAGCCCCGCCTTACGGATGACCGGCGCCGTGAACGGCCACCTCGCAGCAGCACCCCCGTCTACGGAGCGCCCGTCAGCGCGGCGACGATCTCCGGCAGCCGCGCGCAGGCGGCGCCGCGGGCGAAGAAGCCGCGCGGCGCGCGGGCGCAGAGCTCCGAGAACGGGTTCTCCTCCGGGTTCACGTCCACCAGCGCGATGCCGCGGCGCCAGGCCAGCTCGCCGATCTGCATGGGGAGGTTCGTGGCGCCGCTCGTCCCGACCACCAGCAGGAGGTCGGCGCGGCCGGCGGCGCGCAGCGCCGTGTCCATCCGGTAGTTCTCCTCGTCGTAGCACTCGTCGAACCAGAGCACGTGCGGCCGGAGCCAGCCGCCGCAGCCGGGACAGGTGAGCGCGCGCCGATCCTCGGCGCTGAACGGCGTCCGCGCGTCGCGCGGGCCGAGGTCGGGGAGCGGCAGCCTGCCGGCGCCGCAGCCGTCGGCGCAGCGCACCCAGGCCGCCTCGCCGTGGATGCAGCTCGTGCGCTGCGGGGTCGCGCCGGCCCGCAGGTGCAGCCCGTCGATGTTCTGCGTCACGAGGTGGAAGCGATCGCCGAGCGCGCGGTCGAGCGCCACCAGCGCCCGGTGGCCGGCGTTGGGCTGCGCCAGGTGGCAGACGCCGAACCGGTAGAGGTACCAGCGCCACACCTCGTCGGGCCGCCGCTGGAACATGGCGTGGGTCGCCATCTCCTGCGGCATGTAGTTCCGCGAGCCGACGACCCAGTACCCCTCCGCGCCGCGGAAGGTGGGGATGCCGCTCTCGGCCGAGATGCCGGCGCCGGTGAGCGCCACCACCCGCCCCCCGGCGCGCCGCACCTCGCCCAGGATCTCCTGCAGCCGCTCCTCCATCCGAGCCGCCTCCGGGGCGCGCCCGGATGCGCGCCCTGCGCCGCACGTTATAACGACGGGCGTGTCGACCGCCCTCACGTCCGGCATCCGCGTGCACGTCCAGAGCGAGTTCCGGCCGGAGCGCTCCGCCCCCGGCCGCTGGCTCTTCAGCTACGCCGTCCGCATCGCCAACGAGGGCGACGAGCCCGCCCAGCTCGTCTCGCGCCACTGGATCATCACCGACGCGCAGGGGGAGCACGAGGAGGTGGTGGGCGAGGGCGTGGTGGGCCAGCAGCCGCGGCTCGAGGCGGGGGCGCACTTCGACTACTCGAGCTTCTGCATCCTCCGCACGCCGCACGGCTCGATGCACGGCACCTACCGCATGAAGCGGGACGACGGGACCTGGTTCGACGCGGAGATCGCCCCGTTCGCGCTGGTGACGCCCGGGGCGCTCCACTGACGGCGCGCGCCCGGCTCGCGGCCGTGCGCGCCGCTACTTCCCGGCGCGCTCCAGCTCCTCGACCAGCTCGGCCGGCGTGACGAGCCCGCGGCGGATCAGCACCTTCACCAGCGCCGCCAGGAGCTTCGCCGGGCGGATCCCCATCTCCTCGCCTCCGGCGGCGCGGGCGACCGCCTCGGCCAGCCC
The genomic region above belongs to Anaeromyxobacter diazotrophicus and contains:
- a CDS encoding SIR2 family NAD-dependent protein deacylase; protein product: MEERLQEILGEVRRAGGRVVALTGAGISAESGIPTFRGAEGYWVVGSRNYMPQEMATHAMFQRRPDEVWRWYLYRFGVCHLAQPNAGHRALVALDRALGDRFHLVTQNIDGLHLRAGATPQRTSCIHGEAAWVRCADGCGAGRLPLPDLGPRDARTPFSAEDRRALTCPGCGGWLRPHVLWFDECYDEENYRMDTALRAAGRADLLLVVGTSGATNLPMQIGELAWRRGIALVDVNPEENPFSELCARAPRGFFARGAACARLPEIVAALTGAP
- the apaG gene encoding Co2+/Mg2+ efflux protein ApaG; this encodes MSTALTSGIRVHVQSEFRPERSAPGRWLFSYAVRIANEGDEPAQLVSRHWIITDAQGEHEEVVGEGVVGQQPRLEAGAHFDYSSFCILRTPHGSMHGTYRMKRDDGTWFDAEIAPFALVTPGALH
- a CDS encoding metallophosphoesterase, translating into MTRTPTFLLFFAVLFAVLGGMHYYLWARLVRDTGLPGRRALLVVFALAAVAVPLGMALARRLSFRATRGSLTVLFTWLGAAFLLFVALVATDLARLLWSGLRGLAAASGPELAPTDPGRRLFVARTLAGGAVLAAGAAAAGAVRSATGEPRVVELAVPLERLPRALSGFTLAQISDLHVGPTIREKHVKRVVDMTNALRPDAVVITGDLVDGSVAELRAATEHLARLRARHGVYFVTGNHEYYSGARAWLAELRRYGVTPLENARLTLGDRGPGGASFDLAGVNDWSAAPGYDGRWPALEQALEDRDPERALVLLAHQPRGVAEAAAAGVGLQLSGHTHGGQLFPWNLVVAAVYPFYKGLYRLERDGKATQIYVSCGTGYWGPPMRLGAPAEVTKLVLTT